A region of the Bacillota bacterium genome:
CGGAATATTTCTACAATCTGAATAATTTCAGACCTTGTAGAAGCACTGGCATTAACTTTTATTAAGGCCAGTTCCCTCCGTACTGAATCTTGAGCCTCAAGTTTTTTTACCCTTATTACATTAATAAGCTTGTTCAACTGCTTGCTGACCTGCTCTACAGTATACTCATCCCCGTCTACAACTATTGTCATTCTTGACACTTCAGGATTTTCAGTAATACCAACTGCAAGGCTATCTATATTAAAACCTCTCCGGCTAAAAAGCCCTGCTACTCTTGAAAGTACGCCAGCATGATTTTCCACTAAAACTGAAAGTATATGCTTTGCCATTACTACGCCCCCTATCGTTTACATATAATATTTCATAATATTAAAGTGTCGGTTCTTCCGGATCTACAACACAATCCAACAAATATGCTTTGTCATCCGATAGCATTCTTTTCAATGCATCCTCCACTTCAAAGTTTTTTGTTATCCTTTCGCCATTTATTCCATAAGCATAAGCTAGCTTTACAAAATCGGGATTATCTTCTAAGGATACATGGGAATAACGGCTGCAATATTTCATTTTCTGAAGCTCTCTAACCATTCCCAGCCTTGAATTGTTAAGTATAACTATTTTTATGCCCAGTTTGTGCTGCTTTATTGTCCCCAACTCCTGCAATGACATCTGGAAACTTCCATCCCCGCTTATAGTAATTACCCGTGTATTGGGACAACCTACTTTTGCACCTACCGCTGCCGGTAGGCCGTACCCCATAGTTCCCATGCCACCTGAAGTTATGAATTTAC
Encoded here:
- the ilvN gene encoding acetolactate synthase small subunit, yielding MAKHILSVLVENHAGVLSRVAGLFSRRGFNIDSLAVGITENPEVSRMTIVVDGDEYTVEQVSKQLNKLINVIRVKKLEAQDSVRRELALIKVNASASTRSEIIQIVEIFRAKIVDVSKNTLTIEVSGDEEKVGALEDMLKQFGIKEIVRTGLIALERGNRHIKANNNDEE